From Strigops habroptila isolate Jane chromosome 10, bStrHab1.2.pri, whole genome shotgun sequence, one genomic window encodes:
- the EML4 gene encoding echinoderm microtubule-associated protein-like 4 isoform X8, translated as MFMRGRPITMFIPSDVENYDDIRTELPPEKLKLEWVYGYRGRDCRANVYLLPTGEIVYFIASAVVLFNYEERTQRHYLGHTDCVKCLAVHPDKIRIATGQLAGVDKDGRPLQPHVRVWDSVSLVTLQVIGLGTFERGVGCLDFSKADSGTHLCVIDDSNEHMLTVWDWQRKSKIAEIKTTNEVVLAVEFHPTDANTIITCGKSHIFFWTWSGNSLSRKQGIFGKYEKPKFVQCLAFLGNGDVLTGDSGGIILIWGKTTVESTPGKGPKGVYQISRQIKAHDGSVFTLCQMRNGMLLTGGGKDRKIILWDHDLNPEREIEVPDQYGTIRAVAEGKADQFLVGTSRNFVLRGTFNDGFLVEVQGHTDELWGLASHPFKDLFLTCAQDRQVCMWNSVDHTLEWTRLLDEPGHCADFHPSGAVVAIGTHSGRWFVLDAETRDLVSIHTDGNEQLSVMRYSVDGTLLAVGSHDNFIYLYVVTENGRKYSRYGKCTGHSSYITHLDWSPDNKYIMSNSGDYEILYWDIPSGCKLIRNRSDCKDIDWTTYTCVLGFQVFGVWPEGSDGTDINALVRSHNRKVIAVADDFCKVHLFQYPCSKPKAPSHKYSAHSSHVTNVSFTHSDCHLISTGGKDMSIIQWKLVEKVTLPQNDIVVDTGATKVPIASSGNAVQSPAPLPQPFNEMNQTESVTGSSPASLESNLEQSAEASEEQSEEQSEGSSLDPTEPGYEEPSNEMSEEHSESTVTEEQQDNSPVS; from the exons ATGTTCATGCGAGGTCGACCAATCACAATGTTCATTCCTTCAGATGTAGAAAACTATGATGATATTAGGACAGAGCTGCCTCCTGAGAAGTTAAAACTGGAGTGGGT ATATGGGTATCGTGGAAGAGACTGTCGAGCCAACGTTTACCTCCTCCCTACCGGAGAAATCGTGTATTTCATAGCATCAGCGGTGGTACTATTTAACTACGAGGAGAGAACTCAGCGACACTACTTGGGTCACACAGACTGTGTTAAATG TCTTGCAGTTCATCCAGACAAAATTAGAATTGCAACAGGACAGTTAGCTGGAGTGGATAAAGATGGAAGG CCTCTGCAGCCCCATGTTAGGGTATGGGACTCGGTGAGCCTGGTGACACTGCAGGTTATCGGCCTCGGCACCTTTGAGCGTGGAGTGGGGTGTTTGGATTTTTCCAAAGCG GATTCTGGTACTCATCTGTGTGTAATCGATGACTCTAATGAGCACATGCTCACTGTGTGGGATTGGCAGAGGAAATCAAAAATAGCAGAAATCAAG ACTACAAATGAAGTTGTTCTTGCTGTAGAATTCCATCCAACTGATGCAAATACCATAATAACATGTGGCAAATCTCATATATTTTTCTGGACCTGGAGTGGCAATTCATTATCGAGGAAGCAAGGGATATTTGGG aaatatgaaaaaccCAAATTTGTTcagtgtttggcttttttgggAAATGGTGATGTGCTCACTGGAGACTCAGGTGGGATAATACTTATATGGGGCAAAACTACTGTAGAATCTACTCCAGGAAAAGGACCTAAAG GAGTATATCAGATAAGCAGACAAATCAAAGCTCACGATGGCAGTGTGTTCACACTCTGTCAAATGAGGAATGGGATGCTGCTAACTGGAGGTGGGAAAGACCGGAAGATCATCTTGTGGGATCATGATTTGAATCCCGAAAGGGAAATTGAG GTTCCTGACCAGTATGGAACAATCAGAGCagtagcagaaggaaaagcagatcaATTTTTAGTGGGTACTTCACGAAACTTTGTTTTGCGGGGCACATTTAACGATGGTTTCCTAGTAGAAGTACAG ggACATACAGATGAACTCTGGGGACTGGCATCCCATCCTTTCAAAGACCTATTTTTAACATGTGCCCAAGATAGGCAAGTTTGTATGTGGAATTCCGTGGACCACACATTGGAATGGACCAGGCTGCTAGAT GAACCAGGGCACTGTGCTGACTTCCATCCCAGCGGAGCAGTGGTCGCGATAGGAACACACTCGGGCAG gtggtttgttttggatgCGGAAACGAGGGATCTGGTTTCAATACACACTGATGGCAATGAGCAGCTCTCAGTGATGCGCTACTCAGTAG ATGGCACCTTACTTGCAGTTGGATCCCACGACAACTTCATTTACCTCTACGTAGtaacagaaaatggaagaaagtaTAGCAGATACGGAAAATGCACT GGACATTCCAGCTATATTACACACCTTGACTGGTCCCCAGACAACAAGTATATAATGTCAAACTCAGGAGACTATGAAATACTATACT GGGACATTCCAAGTGGCTGCAAGCTAATCAGGAATCGTTCTGACTGTAAGGATATAGATTGGACAACATACACTTGTGTGCTAGGCTTCCAGGTGTTTG GAGTTTGGCCTGAGGGATCAGATGGGACAGACATCAACGCCCTTGTCAGATCCCATAATCGAAAAGTGATAGCAGTTGCTGATGATTTTTGTAAGGTCCATCTCTTTCAGTATCCCTGTTCCAAGCCAAAG GCTCCAAGTCACAAATACAGTGCTCACAGTAGTCATGTGACAAATGTCAGCTTCACCCATAGCGATTGTCACTTGATTTCAACTGGAGGGAAAGACATGAGTATTATCCAGTGGAAACTCGTGGAGAAGGTCACTCTACCACAAAATGACATTGTCGTAGACACCGGCGCAACCAAAGTGCCCATCGCTTCCAGTGGCAACGCTGTACAGtcccctgctcctctgccacagCCTTTCAACGAAATGAACCAAACCGAAAGCGTAACTGGCAGCTCCCCAGCTTCTTTGGAGAGCAACTTGGAGCAGTCTGCAGAGGCCAGTGAGGAGCAGAGCGAGGAGCAGAGCGAGGGGAGCAGCCTGGATCCCACTGAGCCGGGCTATGAGGAGCCCTCCAATGAGATGAGCGAGGAGCACAGCGAGTCCACAGtcactgaagagcagcaggatAACTCACCGGTGTCTTAA